CAGTAAGTTATTTGATCTTGGGGCGGTTGAGAGTGTGTCTGACGACCCGCGCCTGCTTGATTATCTGGAAGAGCTAAGCAAGCCTGAGGCAACGGGAGCTATGGGGGTATCCAGCACCGGTGAACATTTCACGTTACGTGATTATCAGGTTCAGGGCGTGGATTGGCTAAGGTTCCTGAATCGCCATCAGCTAGGTGGGATCCTCGCCGACGATATGGGCCTGGGTAAAACCCTTCAGGTGATCGCTTATTTCATTTCCCAGCATAACACTTTGGTGACAAAGCCCTCTTTGATCGTGTGCCCAACCAGTCTGGTGGGTAACTGGCAAAACGAATTCCGTCGCTTTGCACCTCATCTTCCCTTATTAACGGTCCATGGTGCTCAGCGTGACAAGCAGCTCAATCAGGTGGCTAACGCACGGTTTATCATTACCACTTACCCGTTACTAAAACGTGATCTGGCGCACTACTCTGAGCTGGAGTTTGACTCGATTGTGCTCGACGAAGCACAGTACATTAAAAATGAAACCGCGCAAATTTCTAAGTGCGTTAAACAGTTATCAGCGGAGTTTAAGCTGTGCCTAAGTGGCACTCCTGTCGAGAATAACTTGCTCGAACTTAAATCGCTACTCGACTTTGTGATGCCCGATGTACTGGGCACAAAACAACAATTTAAGCATTATTTTCAGCATCCCATTGAGAAAGAAAACGATACCCGACGCGCAAAAGAGTTACAGTCTCTGATTGCACCTTTTATTCTGCGTCGAACCAAGTCAGAAGTGGTGCGGGAACTACCAGCGAAAACTGAGTTGGTTAAGAAGCTTGAATTCAGCGGTGATCAGGCAGATATGTACCATCAGGTCCAGGCTAAGGTTGAGTCCAGCCTGCTTGATTTATTCAAAGAGCAAGGTGTAGAGCGCAGCAAGCTGGCCTTTTTAGATGCGCTGTTAAAGCTACGTCAGATTTGTTGTCATCCGAGTCTGGTAGACAAAACGCAGACATTTAACAGTGCTAAGTTTGACTGGTTGTCTAGTCACTTGCCGATTTTCCTCGAAGAAGGTCGTAAGGTGATTATTTTCAGCCAGTTCACCAGTGTACTCGACATGATAGCCAGCCATTGCGACGGGTTAAACATCCCGTTCACTATGCTCACAGGGCAAACGCGTCAGCGGGACAAGGTGATCACAAAGTTTACTGAAGGAGAGGTCGATGTTTTCCTGATCAGCCTTAAAGCGGGTGGAACGGGCCTGAACCTGACCCAGGCTGACACGGTGATCCATTTTGATCCCTGGTGGAACCCCGCCGTTGAGAATCAGGCAACAGACAGAGCCTATCGCATTGGCCAGGATAAGCCTGTATTCGTCTATAAGCTGATCATTGCTAACTCGATTGAGCAAAAGGTCTATCAAATGCAAAAAGACAAACAGGCGTTGGTTGATGCGTTATTTGCCGATGCAGGAGTGAATTTGACCCAGTTCAATGAAGCGCAAATGCTCGAAATGATAAAAAACTAATTTTTTCTGAACTTTTTCGAACCCGGTGAGGTCTATCATTATGCTTGTTGTTAACGCCTAGTTTGTAGTAAGCATATTGTTGATTTCCCCCTATTAAATACAAGTATTGTATCGAGCCGGTTAACAGTTAACCGGCTTTTTTTTGCGCATTTTTAAGCTGTTCCATATTTGATCCATATTGTTTTACTTTAATGACCATATTGGCGAATTAGGACGTGATGGACTCAAGGGGCGAGCTATGTTGTGCTACGAAAATTCAATTTCACAGTTAAACTTTATTGAACCTCAGTCACAGTGTGATTATGATCTACTGAATGAGGTAGCCAGTTCAGAAGATCTGGCGAGTATTCTGACCATGCTGCTGTTTGACGAAACACTGTCGGATAAATTAAAAGGTCAGGTTAAAAGGCAGCTTTCACAACTTAAGGCTAAATCGAGAGGCTAAATGACTTCAAAGCACCATATTCTTATCGTTGAGGATGATTACGATATTGCAGAGCAGGTAATGCTGTTTTTTAAAGCTTCTGGATTCGAAATTTCTCATATTGCTGATGGTGCTCTGGTGGTCGACTGGGTGAGAGCGAACAACCCTGAAGCCATTCTAATGGATATCATGCTGCCAAATCAGGACGGCGTCGAATGCATGCGTCAGATCCGTGAGTTCTCTATGGTCCCTATCGTCATGCTGACCGCTAAGGTATCTGAGGCAGACCGTTTGAAAGGGTTGGAGTTTGGTGCCGATGATTACGTTTGTAAGCCATTCAGTGCTGCTGAACTCGTCATGCGCATCAAAGCGATACTACGTCGCTGTCAGAGCGCTCCTAGTGCCTCTCAGGAAGCCGCAATCGTCGTCGATGTTGATCAGCTCATTGTGGCTATCAAAGGCAACACACTGTCTTTGACTAAGGTTGAGTTTGATGTGTTTGCCATGTTGTACCAGTCTCCTAATCGGGTGTTTTCGCGTCAACAGATCCTGGACCATATTCAGCCCGATAACTTTGATATCTCCGATCGCGTTATCGATAGCCACATCAAAAATATTCGAAAAAAGATAAAGCAAATCGATTGTTCGCCCAAGATAGTTGAGTCAGTCTATGGTGCAGGCTATCGCTTCAATGAGCAACAGCTCGACGCATAAATGACGGCGCGCATGCGCCGCATCTTGTCAAAACTAATTT
The window above is part of the Pseudoalteromonas rubra genome. Proteins encoded here:
- a CDS encoding response regulator produces the protein MTSKHHILIVEDDYDIAEQVMLFFKASGFEISHIADGALVVDWVRANNPEAILMDIMLPNQDGVECMRQIREFSMVPIVMLTAKVSEADRLKGLEFGADDYVCKPFSAAELVMRIKAILRRCQSAPSASQEAAIVVDVDQLIVAIKGNTLSLTKVEFDVFAMLYQSPNRVFSRQQILDHIQPDNFDISDRVIDSHIKNIRKKIKQIDCSPKIVESVYGAGYRFNEQQLDA